In Gemmatimonadales bacterium, the sequence GAATCCGGAACGCGCGCTCTCCGACGGGGCGCAGAGCCTCGCGCCGGAGCAGTTCACGGAGCTGATGAAGCAGTGCCGGATCATCGCCGAGGCCATCGGGCGGCGGGTGGCCGAGCCGGCGGGGGTGTCGTGAGCGGCCGGACGGCGGGACGGCGGAACGGCAGAACGAGGGAACGAGGGAACGAGGGAGTGATGATCCCTCTGGCGATCATCGCGATGGCGGTGCTCCTTCTTTCCACCGTTCCGTCGTTCGGCCGTTCCGCCCAGGCCCAAGCCCCCGGCCCCATCCTCGACCGTGCGGTGGCGGCCTACGGCAATGTGACTACGCTTCGGGCGCACTTCACCCAGAGCATCCGTGACCCGATGCTCGGATCGGACGAGACCTCGCGCGGCGAGTTCATCCAGCAACGGCCGAACAAGTTCGCGATGCGGTGGAGCCAGCCCCGTGGAGACCTGATCCTCGCCGATGGGCAGTACATCTGGGTCTTCCTCCCATCCTCCACGCCCAACCAGGTGGTGCGCAGCGCGCTCTCCAGCCGGACGGGTGAGACGGGGGACCTGGTGGCGGAGTTCCTCGACCGCCCGCGCGACCGGTTCACCGTGGCGTACCAGCGGGCCGAAGCCGTGGGGGCACGCGCCGCCGACGTCCTCGCGCTCACCCCGCGGGACCGCAACGCCGGCTACCGGCGGGTCCTGATCTGGGTGGACCGCCAGGACGACCTGGTCCG encodes:
- a CDS encoding outer membrane lipoprotein carrier protein LolA; the encoded protein is MIPLAIIAMAVLLLSTVPSFGRSAQAQAPGPILDRAVAAYGNVTTLRAHFTQSIRDPMLGSDETSRGEFIQQRPNKFAMRWSQPRGDLILADGQYIWVFLPSSTPNQVVRSALSSRTGETGDLVAEFLDRPRDRFTVAYQRAEAVGARAADVLALTPRDRNAGYRRVLIWVDRQDDLVRQVEITEASGAVRRMTFDRLKVNQPIPSSTFAFRPPAGARVVDATH